The sequence ATCCAGTCGCCCCGACCATTTATCTAATGCATGAACGGATCGTTCATTCGTTTTCTTTCGTGATGCTGCTTGTGCTTCTCCCTCTGGCACTAGGCTGCACCCCATCACCCAAGTATCGTGGGAGCACATCCAGTGGGCAGCGGCGGACCGAGGAGCGGTCTTCCGGCACCGCGAACGATTCCAAGATTGGGATAGCCTTTTCGGCCCCGCTGCGGAATTACAAAGAATCCAGGATTACGAGCAGATTCGGATTGCGCCGTGATCCCCGATACAACAGGGAGGAATTTCACTACGGGGTTGATATCAAGGCGCGGGCGGGGGAGGAGGTTCT comes from Candidatus Krumholzibacteriota bacterium and encodes:
- a CDS encoding M23 family metallopeptidase, whose amino-acid sequence is MHERIVHSFSFVMLLVLLPLALGCTPSPKYRGSTSSGQRRTEERSSGTANDSKIGIAFSAPLRNYKESRITSRFGLRRDPRYNREEFHYGVDIKARAGEEVLAAAAGTVTFAGRQRGFGKLIIIDHGGRVSTVYGHLSNVAVKMGESVKVGTVIGTVGRTGNATGVHLHFEIRKEGKALDPLDYI